One Rosa chinensis cultivar Old Blush chromosome 5, RchiOBHm-V2, whole genome shotgun sequence genomic region harbors:
- the LOC112167617 gene encoding UDP-galactose/UDP-glucose transporter 5B gives MAETTSLDGPRERSRLWKGVFAVTGIMTTLVTYGVLQEKIMRVPYGEDHAFFKYSLFLVLCNRITTSAISAGALISSKKALNPVAPFYKYGLVSVTNILTTTCQYEALKYVSFPVQTLAKCAKMIPVMVWGTIIMQKKYKGRDYLFAFLVTVGCSIFILYPAGSDLGPTDAFGRARENTMWGVSLMIGYLGFDGFTSTFQDKLFKGYDMEIHNQIFYTTFCSCVLSLSGLILQGQLVPAIQFVSSHNDCFFDIALLSTVATASQFFISYTIRTFGALTFATIMTTRQLVSIMLSCVWFHHPLSWEQWIGAVVVFGSLYAKTFMRNATPNPSLSDKVQDGPSSPVKGIP, from the exons ATGGCCGAAACGACGTCGCTCGACGGTCCGCGAGAGCGCAGCAGGCTATGGAAAGGGGTTTTCGCCGTGACCGGAATCATGACCACGCTCGTCACCTACGGCGTTCTACAG GAGAAGATCATGAGAGTGCCTTACGGGGAAGACCATGCCTTTTTCAAGTACTCATTGTTTCTGGTTCTCTGCAATCGAATCACAACGTCGGCGATTTCCGCCGGAGCTTTAATCTCAAGTAAAAAGGCTTTGAATCCGGTAGCTCCGTTTTACAAATACGGCCTTGTATCAGTGACCAATATACTAACTACTACATGTCAGTATGAG GCCCTCAAGTATGTAAGCTTTCCTGTTCAAACACTTGCAAAATGTGCCAAGATGATACCTGTTATG GTTTGGGGTACCATCATTATGCAAAAGAAATACAAGGGGCGTGACTATTTGTTTGCTTTTCTAGTTACAGTTGGCTGTTCAATATTTATACTTTATCCG GCAGGGTCTGACTTGGGCCCAACTGATGCATTTGGTAGAGCAAGAGAAAATACTATGTGGGGCGTCTCTCTTATGATCGGTTACCTTGG GTTTGATGGCTTTACAAGCACATTCCAAGACAAACTTTTTAAAGGTTATGATATGGAGATACACAATCAAATATTCTACACAACGTTCTGTTCTTGTGTTCTTAGCTTGAGCG GTCTTATATTACAAGGACAACTGGTTCCAGCAATACAATTTGTTTCTAGCCACAATGATTGTTTCTTTGACATCGCACTGCTTTCGACT GTAGCAACAGCTAGccaatttttcatttcttacACAATTCGCACATTTGGTGCTCTAACGTTTGCCACTATAATGACCACAAGACAG TTGGTCAGCATTATGCTATCATGCGTGTGGTTTCATCACCCGCTTAGCTGGGAACAGTGGATTGGAGCT GTGGTTGTCTTTGGTTCCCTATATGCAAAAACGTTTATGAGAAATGCAACTCCAAATCCGTCCCTGTCAGACAAAGTGCAGGATGGACCTTCTAGCCCAGTAAAGGGGATCCCTTGA
- the LOC112166309 gene encoding monofunctional riboflavin biosynthesis protein RIBA 3, chloroplastic isoform X1 gives MDSALFPHPLIPYILTNSSSHRYFAAPQKQRWLNPSCWAIGVSRTGEGNLSNDIPLKKSENGSLLGGLDESASSAPIIGTLDAEITPETIDFFVSDAEGDPDSPSEGYSSIEQALNTLRQGKFVIVVDDENAEVEGNLVMAASFANPRNIAFLIKHGSGIVSVGMKEEDLERLKLPLMSPETEDEDSSAPTFTITVDAKIGTSTGVSAPDRAKTVLALSSKESKPEDFRRPGHVFPLKYRNGGVLRRAGHTEASVDLVVLAGLRPVSVLSAVVDAEDGSMASLSDLKKLSLDHSIPIVSITDLIRYRRKREKIVERTALSRLPTKWGLFQAYCYRSKLDGTEHVAVVKVYGSIGNGEDVLVRVHSECLTGDIFGSGRCDCGNQLELAMQLIEQAGRGAVVYLRGHEGRGIGLGHKLQAYNLQDQGHDTVQANIELGLAVDAREYGIGAQILRDIGVRTMRLMTNNPAKFSGLKGYGLAVIGRVPVLTPITEENKKYLETKRTKMGHVYGSDIQGSSAGFIKPNVYNKDIENKPES, from the exons ATGGACTCTGCTTTATTTCCTCACCCCCTCATTCCTTACATCCTCACTAACTCGAG TTCGCATCGATATTTTGCGGCTCCTCAGAAGCAAAGGTGGTTGAATCCAAGTTGTTGGGCTATTGGGGTTTCTAGAACTGGAGAGGGAAACCTTTCTAATGATATTCCTTTAAAGAAAAGTGAAAATGGGTCTTTGTTGGGTGGCTTGGACGAGTCAGCTTCATCAGCACCAATAATTGGGACATTGGATGCTGAGATTACACCAGAGACCATTGATTTCTTTGTTAGTGATGCCGAGGGTGATCCTGATTCTCCATCGGAGGGCTACTCGTCCATAGAGCAAGCGCTCAATACATTACGCCAAGGAAAG TTTGTGATTGTTGTAGATGATGAAAATGCGGAAGTTGAAGGAAACCTTGTCATGGCAGCATCATTTGCAAATCCTAGAAACATAGCATTCCTAATTAAACACGGATCTGGGATCGTCTCTGTAGGCATGAAGGAGGAGGATCTTGAAAGATTGAAGCTTCCTCTGATGTCACCAGAGACCGAAGACGAAGACTCTTCTGCCCCCACATTCACAATCACAGTG GATGCAAAAATTGGAACATCTACTGGAGTATCAGCTCCAGACAGGGCAAAGACTGTTCTTGCTCTTTCATCTAAGGAGTCAAAGCCGGAAGATTTTAGAAGACCTGGCCATGTGTTTCCCCTCAAGTACCGCAATGGTGGGGTTCTTCGGAGAGCTGGTCACACTGAGGCTTCTGTTGATCTGGTTGTTCTGGCGGGCTTGAGGCCAGTGTCTGTTCTTTCAGCCGTAGTTGATGCAGAAGATGGCTCTATGGCGTCTTTGTCCGATTTAAAAAAACTGTCATTGGACCACAGCATTCCAATTGTCTCAATAACTGATCTGATTAG GTACAGGAGAAAGAGGGAAAAGATAGTTGAAAGAACTGCTCTATCGCGTTTGCCTACAAAATGGGGTCTGTTTCAGGCTTATTGCTACCGCTCAAAGCTAGACGGAACAGAACATGTTGCTGTTGTGAAAGTATAT GGAAGCATAGGAAATGGAGAAGATGTGCTAGTAAGAGTTCATTCAGAATGTTTGACAGGTGACATTTTTGGGTCTGGGCGGTGTGATTGTGGCAACCAGTTGGAATTGGCAATGCAGCTAATCGAACAGGCTGGTCGAGGCGCTGTTGTTTACCTTCGAGGTCATGAAGGAAGAGGCATTGGTCTTGGTCACAAACTTCAAGCCTATAATCTACAAGACCAAGGCCATGACACAGTCCAGGCTAATATAGAACTTGGACTAGCTGTCGATGCTCGCGAATATGGAATTGGTGCACAG ATTCTAAGAGACATAGGAGTTCGAACGATGAGGCTGATGACAAACAATCCAGCCAAGTTCAGTGGTCTAAAGGGATATGGTTTGGCTGTGATTGGTAGGGTTCCGGTGTTAACACCAATTACAGAGGAAAACAAGAAGTACTTGGAAACAAAAAGAACTAAGATGGGGCATGTTTATGGTTCTGATATCCAAGGATCTTCAGCCGGTTTCATCAAACCAAATGTATATAACAAGGACATAGAAAACAAACCTGAAAGCTAA
- the LOC112167558 gene encoding glutelin type-D 1, with amino-acid sequence MEIDLTPRLAKKVYGGDGGSYSDWSPSELPMLREGDIGAAKLSLERDGFALPSYSDSARVAYVLQGNGVVGIVLPEKEEKVLPVKKGDAIALPFGVITWWYNKEDTEFVVLFLGDTKTAHKRGEFTNFYLNGSNGIFTGFSTEFVGRAWDLEESVVKTLVGKQTGKGIVKLGGANLPEPKKEHRDGMTLNCEEAPLDVDIKGGGRVVVLNTKNLPLVGEVGLGADLVRLDGSAMCSPGFSCDSALQVTYIVRGSGRVQVVGVDGRRVLETTVTAGNLFIVPRFFVVSKIADPEGLEWFSIITTPNPIFTHLAGSIGAWKALSPQVLEASFKVDSDTEKLFRSKRTSDAIFFPPPK; translated from the exons ATGGAGATTGATCTTACACCAAGGTTGGCTAAGAAGGTTTATGGAGGAGATGGTGGTTCCTACTCTGACTGGTCCCCGTCGGAGCTTCCCATGCTCCGGGAAGGTGACATCGGAGCTGCCAAGCTCTCTCTGGAGAGGGACGGCTTTGCTCTCCCCAGTTACTCTGACTCTGCCAGAGTTGCTTATGTCCTTCAAG GTAATGGAGTAGTCGGAATTGTTCTGccggagaaagaagaaaaagttcttCCAGTGAAGAAGGGTGATGCCATTGCCCTGCCTTTTGGAGTTATCACTTGGTGGTACAACAAGGAGGACACTGAGTTTGTGGTTCTTTTCTTGGGTGATACCAAAACAGCTCACAAACGGGGAGAGTTCACCAATTTCTATCTCAATGGTTCTAATGGCATTTTCACTGGCTTCTCAACTGAGTTTGTCGGCCGAGCATGGGATTTGGAGGAGAGCGTTGTGAAGACTCTTGTTGGCAAGCAAACCGGCAAGGGCATTGTTAAGTTGGGGGGAGCTAATTTGCCTGAACCAAAGAAGGAACATAGAGATGGGATGACATTGAACTGCGAAGAGGCTCCTCTTGATGTTGATATCAAGGGTGGTGGGAGAGTTGTTGTTTTGAATACTAAGAATCTTCCTTTGGTTGGTGAGGTTGGGCTTGGTGCTGATCTTGTTAGGTTGGATGGAAGTGCTATGTGCTCCCCTGGATTTTCTTGTGACTCTGCATTGCAGGTGACTTACATTGTTAGGGGCAGTGGCCGTGTGCAAGTTGTTGGTGTAGATGGGAGGAGGGTCTTGGAAACAACTGTTACAGCTGGCAACTTGTTCATTGTTCCTCGATTCTTTGTCGTTTCAAAGATTGCTGATCCAGAAGGCTTGGAATGGTTCTCCATCATCACCACTCCCAACCCAATATTCACTCATTTGGCTGGAAGTATTGGAGCTTGGAAGGCATTATCTCCTCAGGTGCTTGAGGCTTCCTTCAAAGTGGATTCAGACACTGAGAAACTCTTCCGATCAAAGAGAACTTCTGATGCAATCTTCTTCCCTCCTCCAAAGTGA
- the LOC112166309 gene encoding monofunctional riboflavin biosynthesis protein RIBA 3, chloroplastic isoform X2, producing the protein MDSALFPHPLIPYILTNSSSHRYFAAPQKQRWLNPSCWAIGVSRTGEGNLSNDIPLKKSENGSLLGGLDESASSAPIIGTLDAEITPETIDFFVSDAEGDPDSPSEGYSSIEQALNTLRQGKFVIVVDDENAEVEGNLVMAASFANPRNIAFLIKHGSGIVSVGMKEEDLERLKLPLMSPETEDEDSSAPTFTITVDAKIGTSTGVSAPDRAKTVLALSSKESKPEDFRRPGHVFPLKYRNGGVLRRAGHTEASVDLVVLAGLRPVSVLSAVVDAEDGSMASLSDLKKLSLDHSIPIVSITDLIRYRRKREKIVERTALSRLPTKWGLFQAYCYRSKLDGTEHVAVVKGSIGNGEDVLVRVHSECLTGDIFGSGRCDCGNQLELAMQLIEQAGRGAVVYLRGHEGRGIGLGHKLQAYNLQDQGHDTVQANIELGLAVDAREYGIGAQILRDIGVRTMRLMTNNPAKFSGLKGYGLAVIGRVPVLTPITEENKKYLETKRTKMGHVYGSDIQGSSAGFIKPNVYNKDIENKPES; encoded by the exons ATGGACTCTGCTTTATTTCCTCACCCCCTCATTCCTTACATCCTCACTAACTCGAG TTCGCATCGATATTTTGCGGCTCCTCAGAAGCAAAGGTGGTTGAATCCAAGTTGTTGGGCTATTGGGGTTTCTAGAACTGGAGAGGGAAACCTTTCTAATGATATTCCTTTAAAGAAAAGTGAAAATGGGTCTTTGTTGGGTGGCTTGGACGAGTCAGCTTCATCAGCACCAATAATTGGGACATTGGATGCTGAGATTACACCAGAGACCATTGATTTCTTTGTTAGTGATGCCGAGGGTGATCCTGATTCTCCATCGGAGGGCTACTCGTCCATAGAGCAAGCGCTCAATACATTACGCCAAGGAAAG TTTGTGATTGTTGTAGATGATGAAAATGCGGAAGTTGAAGGAAACCTTGTCATGGCAGCATCATTTGCAAATCCTAGAAACATAGCATTCCTAATTAAACACGGATCTGGGATCGTCTCTGTAGGCATGAAGGAGGAGGATCTTGAAAGATTGAAGCTTCCTCTGATGTCACCAGAGACCGAAGACGAAGACTCTTCTGCCCCCACATTCACAATCACAGTG GATGCAAAAATTGGAACATCTACTGGAGTATCAGCTCCAGACAGGGCAAAGACTGTTCTTGCTCTTTCATCTAAGGAGTCAAAGCCGGAAGATTTTAGAAGACCTGGCCATGTGTTTCCCCTCAAGTACCGCAATGGTGGGGTTCTTCGGAGAGCTGGTCACACTGAGGCTTCTGTTGATCTGGTTGTTCTGGCGGGCTTGAGGCCAGTGTCTGTTCTTTCAGCCGTAGTTGATGCAGAAGATGGCTCTATGGCGTCTTTGTCCGATTTAAAAAAACTGTCATTGGACCACAGCATTCCAATTGTCTCAATAACTGATCTGATTAG GTACAGGAGAAAGAGGGAAAAGATAGTTGAAAGAACTGCTCTATCGCGTTTGCCTACAAAATGGGGTCTGTTTCAGGCTTATTGCTACCGCTCAAAGCTAGACGGAACAGAACATGTTGCTGTTGTGAAA GGAAGCATAGGAAATGGAGAAGATGTGCTAGTAAGAGTTCATTCAGAATGTTTGACAGGTGACATTTTTGGGTCTGGGCGGTGTGATTGTGGCAACCAGTTGGAATTGGCAATGCAGCTAATCGAACAGGCTGGTCGAGGCGCTGTTGTTTACCTTCGAGGTCATGAAGGAAGAGGCATTGGTCTTGGTCACAAACTTCAAGCCTATAATCTACAAGACCAAGGCCATGACACAGTCCAGGCTAATATAGAACTTGGACTAGCTGTCGATGCTCGCGAATATGGAATTGGTGCACAG ATTCTAAGAGACATAGGAGTTCGAACGATGAGGCTGATGACAAACAATCCAGCCAAGTTCAGTGGTCTAAAGGGATATGGTTTGGCTGTGATTGGTAGGGTTCCGGTGTTAACACCAATTACAGAGGAAAACAAGAAGTACTTGGAAACAAAAAGAACTAAGATGGGGCATGTTTATGGTTCTGATATCCAAGGATCTTCAGCCGGTTTCATCAAACCAAATGTATATAACAAGGACATAGAAAACAAACCTGAAAGCTAA